The Brassica napus cultivar Da-Ae chromosome C7, Da-Ae, whole genome shotgun sequence genome has a segment encoding these proteins:
- the LOC125590366 gene encoding uncharacterized protein LOC125590366 — MANNGIPFQVPLLTKSNYDNWSLRMMAILGAHDVWEIVEKGFNEPENDGGLSQTQKDGLRDSRKRDKKALCLIYQGLDEDTFEKVTEARTSKEAWEKLRRSYKGAEQVKKITSQVLTVANNLKRNGEKLDEVRIMEKVLRSLDSKFEHVVTVIEETKDLETMKMEQLLGSLHAYEEKKKKKEDIVEQVLKMRIDQKEEAGRNHPRRGGGHLRGRGRGVNG; from the exons ATGGCAAACAATGGTATTCCCTTCCAAGTTCCATTGCTCACTAAGAGCAACTATGACAATTGGAGTCTTAGGATGATGGCTATCCTAGGAGCacatgatgtgtgggagatagtcGAGAAAGGCTTCAATGAACCGGAGAATGATGGTGGTCTATCTCAAACTCAAAAGGATGGTTTGAGAGATTCAAGAaagagagacaagaaggctctctgtCTAATCTATCAAGGATTAGATGAAGACACATTTGAGAAGGTTACCGAAGCAAGGACGTCCAAAGAAGCATGGGAGAAGCTTCGGAGATCTTACAAGGGAGCGGAACAAGTTAAGAAG ATTACTTCTCAAGTCTTGACAGTTGCTAATAACCTAAAAAGAAATGGTGAGAAGTTAGATGAGGTAAGAATCATGGAGAAAGTTCTTAGATCATTGGATTCAAAGTTCGAGCATGTCGTCACCGTAATTGAAGAGACAAAGGACTTGGAGACTATGAAGATGGAGCAACTTCTTGGATCACTACAcgcttatgaagaaaagaagaagaagaaagaagatattgTGGAGCAAGTTCTCAAGATGAGAATTGATCAAAAGGAAGAAGCTGGCCGAAATCATCCGAGACGTGGTGGTGGTCATCTTCGAGGACGAGGTCGTGGTGTAAATGGATGA